A window of Alphaproteobacteria bacterium contains these coding sequences:
- a CDS encoding PAS-domain containing protein, with translation MTDSDILSPLVLALAAGLMVAVAALALLARRRVETDLALESNNEKTACLTEMLNFSPNGFYRWDADGGQVCSRRLAIMLGLRAGTQTLFEELVQYFGPSDQAALLAGVAGLRREGAGFAQEAVLLDPVRRVRFTGQRISDASDRWLADVLWVEDITQNTETLDRLSSETFVLLTERDRLRAVLNAMTIPVWLRDADLQLVWCNRAYAQAVDAISPAQAVASQNELMQDGSALAETVRAENRMMTQARHLVVDGQRRLFEISEIPLAGGMAGYAQDMTRLEEAHDSLSRHIAAHGEVLERLTPAIAIHGPDTRLAFFNDAYVHLWRLDRAWLSQGPAYVEILDYLRERRLLPEQADFPAFKESELKRFTGLMEAAEDIVHLPDGTTLRRLIAPHPLGGLLFTYENVTDKLALERLYNTMIAVHRQTLDHLHEAVAVFGGDGRLKLFNQALVRLWGLDNAVLMSQPHASWLFEIQRSHVEQKSWDGLKRSYERLLAERPSEVMRLERLDGLVLDQASLPLPDGGLLVTWYDVTDSARVQKALIERGQALEAANRLGAEFVASVAAELKAPLEAAVGHADILANAYYGDLNSRQAEHVKGVLESSRLAYELVDAMVELATLEAGRLTLSIDTLDITVLLSGVLALTREAVKAKALTLNYDCPPDIGWMVGDAKRLKQALYNLVSNAVKFTPEGGQITLAASRQGKDVAFTVADTGAGITGADQAALEGTLEAGKPGKGGGIGLVLVKRFVELHGGRIEIASASGEGTTVTLYLPAG, from the coding sequence ATGACCGATTCCGATATCCTTTCTCCGCTCGTTCTGGCCTTGGCCGCTGGGCTGATGGTTGCTGTGGCCGCGTTGGCCCTGCTGGCCCGCAGGCGGGTCGAGACGGATCTGGCGCTGGAAAGCAACAACGAGAAAACCGCCTGCCTCACCGAGATGCTAAATTTCTCGCCCAACGGATTTTACCGCTGGGACGCCGACGGCGGGCAGGTTTGCTCCAGGCGCTTGGCCATCATGCTGGGCCTGCGCGCAGGCACGCAGACCTTGTTCGAGGAACTGGTGCAGTATTTCGGCCCTTCGGATCAGGCCGCCCTTTTGGCGGGCGTTGCCGGGTTGCGCCGTGAAGGCGCTGGATTCGCGCAAGAAGCCGTTCTGCTGGACCCCGTCAGGCGCGTGCGATTTACCGGCCAGCGGATTTCGGACGCTTCCGATCGATGGCTGGCCGATGTGCTGTGGGTCGAGGACATCACTCAGAACACGGAGACGTTGGACCGCCTGAGTTCTGAAACCTTCGTCCTGCTGACCGAGCGCGACCGGCTGCGCGCCGTTCTGAACGCCATGACCATTCCCGTCTGGCTTCGAGATGCCGATCTGCAACTGGTCTGGTGCAACCGGGCCTATGCGCAGGCGGTGGACGCCATTTCGCCCGCTCAGGCGGTGGCCAGCCAGAATGAACTGATGCAAGACGGTTCCGCGCTGGCCGAGACGGTGCGTGCGGAAAACCGCATGATGACCCAAGCGCGCCATCTGGTGGTGGATGGTCAGCGCCGCCTGTTCGAGATTTCCGAAATTCCCCTGGCGGGCGGCATGGCGGGTTACGCCCAGGACATGACCCGCCTTGAAGAGGCGCATGATTCCTTGTCGCGCCATATCGCCGCTCATGGCGAGGTGCTGGAACGTCTGACGCCCGCCATCGCCATTCACGGCCCCGATACCCGCTTGGCCTTCTTCAACGACGCCTATGTGCATCTTTGGCGCCTTGATCGCGCCTGGCTGTCGCAGGGACCGGCCTATGTTGAAATCCTAGACTATCTGCGCGAACGGCGTCTGTTGCCCGAGCAGGCCGATTTCCCGGCCTTCAAGGAAAGCGAGCTGAAGCGCTTTACCGGACTGATGGAAGCCGCCGAGGACATCGTGCATCTGCCCGACGGCACCACGCTAAGGCGCTTGATCGCGCCGCATCCTTTGGGCGGCCTGTTGTTCACCTATGAAAACGTCACGGACAAGCTGGCCCTGGAACGGTTGTACAACACCATGATCGCCGTGCATCGCCAAACACTCGACCATCTGCACGAAGCGGTGGCGGTGTTCGGCGGCGACGGACGCTTGAAGCTGTTCAATCAGGCGCTGGTGCGGCTGTGGGGTCTCGACAACGCCGTGCTGATGAGCCAGCCTCATGCCAGTTGGCTGTTCGAGATACAGCGCTCGCATGTCGAACAGAAATCTTGGGATGGTCTGAAGCGCAGCTATGAGCGCTTGTTGGCCGAACGTCCATCCGAGGTCATGCGTCTGGAGCGTCTTGACGGCTTGGTGCTTGATCAGGCCAGTCTGCCGCTGCCCGATGGCGGGCTGCTGGTCACTTGGTACGACGTAACCGATTCGGCGCGCGTGCAGAAGGCCTTGATCGAACGAGGTCAGGCTCTGGAAGCAGCCAATCGTTTAGGCGCCGAGTTCGTGGCCAGCGTGGCGGCCGAGTTGAAGGCGCCGCTGGAAGCTGCTGTTGGGCATGCCGACATTCTGGCCAACGCCTATTACGGCGATCTGAATTCGCGCCAAGCCGAACATGTGAAGGGCGTTCTTGAATCGTCGCGTCTGGCCTATGAACTGGTCGATGCGATGGTCGAACTGGCCACCCTGGAAGCCGGTCGCCTGACCCTGTCTATCGACACTTTGGACATCACCGTCTTGTTGTCGGGCGTGTTGGCTCTAACCCGCGAAGCGGTCAAGGCCAAGGCGCTGACGCTCAATTACGATTGCCCGCCCGATATCGGCTGGATGGTGGGCGACGCCAAGCGATTAAAACAGGCTTTGTACAATCTGGTCAGCAACGCGGTGAAGTTCACGCCTGAGGGCGGGCAGATCACGCTGGCCGCCAGCCGACAGGGCAAGGACGTCGCCTTTACGGTGGCCGACACGGGGGCGGGAATTACCGGGGCCGATCAGGCGGCGCTGGAAGGAACGCTTGAGGCCGGAAAGCCCGGCAAGGGCGGCGGCATTGGGTTGGTGCTGGTCAAGCGCTTCGTGGAATTGCATGGCGGGCGCATTGAAATCGCCTCGGCCAGTGGTGAAGGGACCACGGTCACTCTGTATCTGCCCGCAGGCTGA